Proteins encoded in a region of the Halobacteriovoraceae bacterium genome:
- a CDS encoding ABC transporter ATP-binding protein, producing MIKCDNLIKEFGTPPQQILKGISLEINDGEFVSITGKSGSGKSTLLYIISSLDLPSSGSVFLDGEKTQNMSVERIHSFRNSHVGFIFQFHYLLPELSSLENILLAPRKLGIQKKFIPKANELLETMGIEYVAHKLPSQMSGGEQQRVAIARALIMNPRYIFADEPTGNLDSVSGNIVMDILKKTNKENGTTICMVTHDQEFASMANREIYLIDGQVARS from the coding sequence ATGATAAAGTGTGATAATTTAATAAAAGAATTTGGTACTCCTCCACAACAAATCTTAAAAGGAATTTCACTTGAAATTAATGATGGTGAATTTGTATCGATTACAGGAAAGTCGGGAAGTGGAAAAAGTACATTACTCTACATTATTAGCTCCCTCGATTTGCCAAGTTCTGGAAGTGTATTTTTAGATGGAGAGAAGACTCAAAATATGAGCGTTGAGAGGATTCATTCTTTTAGAAACTCTCATGTTGGATTTATATTTCAGTTTCATTACTTATTGCCAGAACTTTCATCTTTAGAGAATATACTCTTGGCACCAAGAAAATTAGGAATTCAAAAGAAATTCATTCCAAAAGCAAATGAACTCTTAGAAACTATGGGAATTGAATATGTTGCTCATAAACTACCTTCTCAGATGTCTGGAGGAGAACAGCAAAGAGTTGCTATTGCGAGGGCATTAATTATGAATCCTAGATATATTTTCGCAGATGAACCTACTGGAAATTTAGATAGTGTTAGTGGAAATATAGTCATGGACATACTTAAAAAAACGAATAAAGAAAATGGGACAACAATTTGTATGGTCACACATGATCAAGAATTTGCATCAATGGCCAACCGTGAAATTTATTTGATTGATGGACAAGTAGCTAGAAGTTAA
- a CDS encoding GrpB family protein produces MKFYKPEEYQLKVEKLYHLVSNDLRKILPKARIEHIGSSSIPGSVSKGDLDIFVGVECDEIDNALSILQKHSYFLKEGSFECEHLKMLITDKYNHDVALQLVVNGSEYEFFIHFREILRSSPNLIGEYNALKLSCAGMDENKYRKLKSDWIEKVLSNN; encoded by the coding sequence ATGAAGTTTTATAAACCTGAAGAATATCAATTAAAGGTCGAAAAATTATATCATTTAGTTTCAAATGATCTGAGAAAAATATTGCCTAAAGCTCGAATTGAGCATATTGGGTCTTCATCTATTCCAGGTTCAGTTTCTAAGGGAGATTTAGATATATTTGTCGGTGTTGAATGTGATGAAATCGATAATGCTTTAAGTATACTGCAGAAACATAGTTACTTTTTAAAAGAAGGTTCATTTGAATGTGAACATCTTAAAATGTTAATAACCGATAAATATAATCATGATGTGGCCCTGCAGTTGGTCGTAAATGGCAGCGAATATGAATTTTTTATTCATTTTCGTGAAATTCTAAGAAGTTCTCCAAATCTCATTGGAGAATACAATGCTTTGAAACTCAGTTGTGCTGGTATGGATGAAAATAAATATCGAAAATTGAAATCGGATTGGATAGAAAAAGTGTTATCTAATAATTAG
- a CDS encoding arylesterase, translating to MKCLIILFFILSTNALAKTILFLGDSLTAGYGIDQENSYPYLLETLLKKEGISIELINASESGATTSVGLSRFRWVLKRRIDILVLALGGNDGLRGIDVNATKENLQKIMTLAKKNNVSVLLAGMMAPKNMGTLFTEKFDNLFKDLGKNNEIFFMPFLLKDVAGLKKMNIGDGIHPNETGHQIIAKNMYPILKKAIQGK from the coding sequence ATGAAATGTTTAATAATTCTCTTTTTTATATTATCAACAAACGCTTTGGCCAAAACTATACTTTTTTTAGGAGACTCATTAACAGCTGGTTATGGTATAGATCAAGAAAACTCATACCCATATCTATTAGAAACCTTACTCAAAAAAGAGGGGATCTCAATTGAACTCATCAATGCAAGTGAAAGTGGTGCAACTACAAGTGTTGGTCTGTCTAGATTTAGATGGGTATTAAAGCGAAGAATTGATATTCTCGTGCTAGCACTCGGTGGAAATGATGGTCTAAGAGGGATTGACGTAAATGCAACAAAAGAAAACTTGCAAAAAATAATGACACTTGCAAAAAAAAATAATGTAAGTGTTTTACTTGCAGGCATGATGGCACCTAAAAACATGGGGACTTTATTCACAGAAAAATTTGATAATCTTTTCAAAGATCTTGGAAAAAATAATGAAATATTTTTTATGCCCTTTCTTCTCAAAGATGTTGCCGGTTTGAAAAAAATGAATATTGGCGATGGAATTCACCCTAATGAAACTGGCCATCAAATAATTGCAAAAAATATGTACCCAATATTAAAAAAGGCAATACAAGGTAAATAA
- a CDS encoding ABC transporter ATP-binding protein yields the protein MIEVINLKKSFQGPHGKIEILKSIDLKVNKGEVISILGKSGVGKSTLLSLLCGLELPDSGKIILNSQEFSSLNDSARAALRSDYIGYIFQNYHLVSNLTAIENIEVVLDIQKRKNTKQEAIKWLKYVGLEDRADHFPSTLSGGESQRVAIARALSTRPKIILADEPSGSLDEETGEMINDLLFKIVKEFETSMIIVTHNQDLARRTFKTYQLQHGSLLEL from the coding sequence ATGATAGAAGTTATTAATCTGAAAAAATCCTTCCAAGGCCCTCATGGAAAAATTGAAATTTTAAAATCAATAGATCTAAAAGTTAATAAAGGTGAAGTTATTTCAATTCTTGGAAAATCTGGCGTAGGTAAAAGTACTTTGCTTTCACTCTTATGCGGATTGGAATTACCTGATTCAGGAAAAATTATTCTTAATTCTCAAGAATTTAGTTCTTTAAACGATTCTGCTAGAGCTGCATTAAGGTCTGACTACATAGGGTATATATTTCAGAACTATCATTTAGTTTCTAATTTGACAGCTATTGAAAATATTGAAGTTGTCCTAGATATTCAAAAAAGAAAGAATACTAAACAGGAGGCCATCAAATGGCTGAAATATGTAGGACTTGAGGATAGAGCAGATCATTTTCCGTCAACTTTAAGTGGGGGGGAGTCTCAAAGAGTTGCAATAGCTCGAGCTTTGTCTACTAGACCAAAAATTATTTTAGCAGATGAGCCCAGTGGTAGTTTAGATGAGGAAACTGGTGAAATGATTAATGATTTACTATTTAAAATCGTAAAAGAATTTGAAACGTCTATGATTATTGTTACTCACAACCAGGATTTGGCCAGAAGAACTTTTAAAACTTATCAACTCCAACATGGCTCTTTATTAGAATTATGA